One Candidatus Peregrinibacteria bacterium DNA segment encodes these proteins:
- a CDS encoding transposase: MEQYNMTKGIRGLRRLLRQFNEATLKPWQRDVLRERILILDWYDHNGKNKAKTARAFETSRSHVQKLVKARKEEGLGGLIPKITGPNNKRGFNLTSEEKQEIERYARMFPDWSHKKLHMFLHQHSISTLYRYLAAKGLLVRNRCPGFHKKPKPRSAWKVQRKKLPKDYQILKPGDLVVLDSIVEFVDSAFNKLYFITCVDVATRIGFALVTKHHSSKAAKALLEKMEEVLQTKIKAVLTDNGSEFLAYFHKACQQQGIEHFFTRPRTPKDNAICERFNLTLQQHLYWRVDLTSPIYKINEVLADWLVEYNCLRPHESLNMRPPVAHYFHLFYSPRPIPEVYLKLWNRTSN; this comes from the coding sequence ATGGAACAATATAACATGACGAAAGGCATTCGTGGACTGAGAAGATTACTTCGGCAGTTTAACGAAGCTACTTTAAAGCCCTGGCAGAGAGACGTACTTAGAGAAAGAATCCTTATTTTGGATTGGTACGACCATAATGGAAAGAATAAAGCCAAGACTGCCAGGGCTTTTGAAACTTCTAGAAGCCACGTACAAAAGCTGGTGAAGGCCAGAAAGGAAGAAGGACTGGGTGGTCTTATTCCGAAAATAACAGGACCCAATAACAAACGTGGATTTAATCTCACCAGTGAAGAGAAACAAGAGATTGAACGCTATGCAAGGATGTTTCCAGATTGGAGCCACAAGAAGCTTCACATGTTTCTTCACCAGCACAGCATTTCCACCTTGTACCGCTATTTGGCAGCAAAAGGATTACTGGTTCGTAATCGCTGCCCCGGGTTTCACAAGAAACCAAAACCTAGGTCTGCTTGGAAAGTCCAAAGAAAGAAACTCCCCAAGGACTACCAAATCTTAAAACCTGGAGACTTGGTAGTCCTAGATTCCATCGTTGAGTTTGTGGACAGCGCCTTCAACAAACTGTACTTCATTACCTGTGTGGATGTGGCCACCAGGATAGGTTTTGCACTCGTAACCAAGCACCACAGTTCCAAGGCGGCCAAAGCTTTGCTGGAAAAGATGGAAGAAGTGCTCCAGACCAAGATTAAAGCTGTTTTAACAGACAACGGCAGTGAGTTCCTGGCGTACTTCCATAAAGCCTGCCAGCAGCAAGGGATTGAGCACTTCTTCACTCGCCCCAGAACACCAAAAGATAATGCGATTTGTGAGCGATTCAACCTTACTTTGCAACAACACCTCTACTGGAGAGTGGACTTAACCAGTCCCATTTACAAGATTAATGAGGTGCTCGCGGATTGGCTCGTGGAGTATAATTGCCTTCGTCCACATGAATCTCTCAATATGAGACCTCCAGTTGCTCACTACTTTCATCTATTCTACTCCCCTCGCCCCATCCCCGAGGTGTACTTGAAACTATGGAACCGGACATCCAATTGA
- a CDS encoding type II toxin-antitoxin system RelE/ParE family toxin translates to MQIVFLRQAHRFIKKADKPLKEKIREEILKIGENPKLGEPLTGKLKKLRSHHFGFIRTQYRIAYEIKNNLIIIAIGTRENFYRDLID, encoded by the coding sequence ATGCAAATTGTTTTCCTCAGACAAGCACATCGGTTTATTAAAAAAGCTGATAAACCCCTAAAAGAAAAAATCCGCGAAGAAATCTTGAAAATAGGCGAGAATCCTAAGCTCGGAGAGCCTCTTACAGGGAAGCTCAAAAAACTAAGATCGCATCATTTCGGATTCATACGAACTCAATATAGAATTGCCTATGAAATAAAGAACAATCTGATTATTATAGCGATTGGAACTCGTGAAAATTTTTACAGAGATTTGATAGATTAA
- a CDS encoding transposase, producing the protein MYQMLTDEQFKLIQPYFPKPRKPEKIPLKRCMDAICYVLKTGCAWRQMPYDYREKENDWHTIYTRYKRWSESGLFGQMLRALEVADVLQVRIAFLDSTTNRAHHSAAGAMKKRGHKR; encoded by the coding sequence ATGTACCAGATGCTAACGGATGAACAGTTCAAACTGATCCAGCCTTATTTTCCAAAGCCCAGAAAGCCTGAAAAGATTCCACTGAAACGTTGCATGGATGCCATTTGTTATGTACTTAAAACAGGGTGCGCATGGAGACAAATGCCCTACGATTACAGAGAAAAAGAGAATGACTGGCACACGATTTATACAAGATACAAACGGTGGAGCGAATCTGGACTTTTTGGACAAATGCTTAGAGCACTTGAAGTAGCAGATGTACTTCAAGTGCGAATAGCTTTCCTGGACAGTACAACAAATAGAGCGCACCACAGTGCAGCGGGAGCCATGAAAAAAAGGGGCCACAAGCGTTAG
- the tnpA gene encoding IS200/IS605 family transposase — MKKLRKSSHAVFICDYHLVWPTKYRRKIFNEGVLAFLQEVMKDIPKYYPELVVKEVNTDLDHVHILISIPPQIAVGEVVRIIKANTARELNIKFPFLRKVYWGTRSIWSAGYFASTVGINEEVIRKYIQQQGEEDAGQAQLELG, encoded by the coding sequence ATGAAGAAGCTACGAAAAAGCTCACACGCAGTTTTCATCTGTGACTATCACTTAGTTTGGCCGACCAAATACCGTCGGAAGATATTCAACGAAGGTGTGTTGGCTTTTCTGCAGGAAGTGATGAAGGATATTCCGAAGTACTATCCGGAACTGGTGGTGAAAGAGGTAAACACGGATTTAGACCATGTACATATTTTAATTTCCATACCTCCACAAATAGCAGTGGGAGAGGTGGTGAGAATAATAAAAGCCAACACAGCTCGTGAGTTGAACATAAAGTTTCCGTTTCTTAGAAAAGTGTACTGGGGGACGAGAAGTATTTGGTCGGCAGGTTACTTTGCCTCCACAGTTGGGATTAACGAGGAGGTCATTCGAAAGTATATCCAACAACAGGGCGAAGAAGATGCGGGCCAAGCGCAGCTTGAACTAGGCTGA
- a CDS encoding transposase: MYQMLTDEQFKLIQPYFPKPRKPEKIPLKRCMDAICYVLKTGCAWRQMPYDYREKENDWHTIYTRYKRWSESGLFGQMLRALEVADVLQVRIAFLDSTTNRAHHSAAGAMKKGATSVRPK; this comes from the coding sequence ATGTACCAGATGCTAACGGATGAACAGTTCAAACTGATCCAGCCTTATTTTCCAAAGCCCAGAAAGCCTGAAAAGATTCCACTGAAACGTTGCATGGATGCCATTTGTTATGTACTTAAAACAGGGTGCGCATGGAGACAAATGCCCTACGATTACAGAGAAAAAGAGAATGACTGGCACACGATTTATACAAGATACAAACGGTGGAGCGAATCTGGACTTTTTGGACAAATGCTTAGAGCACTTGAAGTAGCAGATGTACTTCAAGTGCGAATAGCTTTCCTGGACAGTACAACAAATAGAGCGCACCACAGTGCAGCGGGAGCCATGAAAAAAGGGGCCACAAGCGTTAGGCCGAAGTAG
- a CDS encoding transposase: protein MHMIAGDPDHGMHFVLTDGEVSDVKVGKQILRDYSFPKTVDHLAMDKGYSCYKVLELCKEKGITPVVPPKAKMKFPWEYNKNIYAYRNEIERLFHRMKNHRRISTRYDKLDLMYASFISLCLVALLLKVLC from the coding sequence ATTCACATGATTGCTGGAGATCCAGATCATGGGATGCACTTTGTTTTAACAGATGGTGAAGTGAGCGATGTGAAAGTTGGAAAACAAATTTTGAGAGATTATTCGTTTCCAAAAACAGTAGATCATTTGGCTATGGACAAAGGTTATTCATGCTACAAAGTTCTGGAGCTGTGCAAAGAAAAAGGCATAACTCCAGTCGTTCCTCCAAAGGCAAAAATGAAATTTCCGTGGGAATACAACAAGAACATTTATGCCTACCGCAACGAGATTGAACGCCTATTTCACCGAATGAAAAATCACAGAAGAATTTCAACTCGCTATGACAAATTAGACCTGATGTATGCCTCCTTTATCTCCCTCTGCCTTGTGGCACTTTTACTCAAAGTCTTATGTTAA
- a CDS encoding NYN domain-containing protein yields the protein MKKDNYAFIDSQNLNLSIKELGWKLDFRKFRQYLKEKYKVSKAFLFLGFIAENSDLYKSLQDAGFILIFKPTLTYKDGHTKGNCDAELVLQTMIEFKNYQKALLVTGDGDFHCLAKYLIQENKLEKLLIPNQKKYSALLKKFPSEFLAFINDLKPKLHYTKKKRTQ from the coding sequence ATGAAAAAGGATAACTACGCATTCATCGACAGCCAAAATCTGAATTTGAGCATTAAAGAACTTGGATGGAAGTTGGATTTCAGAAAATTTAGGCAATACCTCAAAGAGAAATATAAAGTCTCAAAAGCCTTCCTGTTTCTGGGGTTCATCGCTGAAAACAGCGATCTTTATAAATCCCTCCAAGACGCAGGTTTTATCCTCATTTTCAAACCCACGCTCACCTATAAAGACGGCCATACAAAGGGAAACTGCGACGCAGAATTGGTTTTACAAACCATGATCGAATTCAAGAACTATCAAAAAGCTCTGCTCGTCACAGGTGACGGAGATTTCCACTGTCTTGCAAAATATTTGATCCAAGAAAATAAACTTGAAAAACTCTTGATCCCAAACCAAAAGAAGTATTCCGCACTTCTAAAAAAGTTTCCTTCCGAGTTTTTGGCTTTCATTAATGACCTGAAGCCCAAACTGCATTACACAAAAAAGAAGAGAACCC